The following are from one region of the Macadamia integrifolia cultivar HAES 741 unplaced genomic scaffold, SCU_Mint_v3 scaffold2432, whole genome shotgun sequence genome:
- the LOC122066518 gene encoding polygalacturonase non-catalytic subunit AroGP2-like codes for MKYSIPLLGFLIVSCFSGSQAENAFSQYWEEHIGLPQPPHWLAAKASPLSQHHITMFMKLIEENELAFHLHSFCKMANIACSTNALIKNTMDDTTLPPIAQWNEAKLKYEYPNETPLSIASQGGLPYFRESMVKEGGFMSIPDLRDPMSYKSFLPRPLASKIPFSFAHIEELKKLFGVVDELNMDEYIQDTLKICEKSPIQGVQITCAISAEDLIDFVVEKLGHHVRVWSTESVEGSYMNVTIGAVKLIHGNQSEPPALCHSQPFPFQVYYCHVLQKVKVYAVDLHTQKKVNHAIMACHYDTSTWNPNHLAFKLLGFGPRLIEVCHWINQNGVIWTKL; via the exons ATGAAGTATTCCATTCCGttgcttggatttctaatagtATCATGCTTTAGT GGTTCTCAAGCTGAAAATGCCTTCTCACAATACTGGGAAGAACATATTGGTCTTCCACAGCCTCCACATTGGTTAGCTGCAAAGGCTTCTCCATTAAGCCAGCATCATATAACAATGTTTATGAAACTTATAGAGGAAAATGAATTGGCTTTCCACCTACATTCATTTTGTAAGATGGCTAACATTGCTTGTTCTACAAATGCACTGATAAAGAATACAATGGATGACACAACTTTGCCACCAATTGCACAGTGGAATGAAGCCAAACTGAAATATGAATATCCAAATGAAACACCCCTATCAATTGCCAGCCAAGGTGGATTGCCATATTTCCGGGAATCAATGGTGAAAGAGGGAGGTTTCATGTCTATCCCTGATTTAAGAGACCCAATGTCATATAAATCGTTTTTGCCACGACCGCTGGCAtcaaaaattccattttcctttgcACATATTGAGGAATTGAAGAAGCTTTTTGGCGTGGTGGATGAATTAAACATGGATGAGTATATTCAAGACACTCTCAAGATAtgtgagaaaagccccattcaAGGTGTGCAAATTACTTGTGCAATTTCCGCTGAGGATCTCATCGATTTTGTTGTTGAGAAATTAGGGCACCATGTACGCGTATGGAGTACTGAAAGCGTCGAAGGATCTTATATGAATGTCACAATtggagctgtgaaactcatCCATGGAAACCAGTCTGAACCACCAGCATTGTGTCATAGTCAGCCGTTCCCATTTCAAGTTTATTATTGCCATGTTTTACAGAAAGTAAAAGTATATGCAGTTGATTTACATACTCAGAAGAAAGTGAATCATGCAATCATGGCATGTCACTATGATACATCTACTTGGAATCCAAACCATCTTGCTTTTAAGCTGCTAGGTTTTGGCCCAAGATTAATTGAAGTCTGTCATTGGATAAACCAGAATGGAGTGATCTGGACAAAGCTTTAA